The following proteins come from a genomic window of Thermodesulfobacteriota bacterium:
- a CDS encoding peptide-binding protein produces the protein MKKNLIILILPFLIPLFLTSCKNGSEQSESKGHKVQVSVEKQPLEGGWLIYHIGAEPATLNPITATDLYESTINNGNIYETLVKRDNSTLDIVPLLAESWKISDDRLTYTFYIRKGIKWQDGVPFTSQDVLFSYSKIMDPQVDAPHLRNYYKDIKSVEAIDELTVKFTYSRPYFLALEFCGGMPIVPKHIFEKGDFNTHDAGRHPIGTGPYKFVNWNTGREIVLQKNESYWGEKPHLDRIVFRIINDPTVAFQVLKREELDLMALTPIQWSRQSDSENFKRKFNKLSYFTPNYSYIGWNTRRSYFSDRRVRIAMSHLVNRELILEKILFNLGTIVTSPFYINSPEYDKTIEPYSYDPEKAKTLLDQAGWVDHNGDGIRDKDGVKFEFEFLIPNGSETGDKISTILKEELDKVGINMNIRNTEWAVFTTLLNERKFDAVTLGWSMGVETDPYQIWHSSQIEQGSNFVGFGNREADRLIDEARTEFNRDRRIELYREFSEIVHEEQPYTFLFCRKSTVALNKRFKGVVVYPLGLDPREWFVPPPLRKYEQAAFSP, from the coding sequence ATGAAAAAGAATTTGATCATTCTGATCTTACCCTTTCTTATACCCTTATTTCTAACCTCATGTAAGAATGGAAGTGAGCAGTCTGAATCGAAGGGTCACAAAGTCCAAGTGAGCGTGGAAAAACAACCACTTGAAGGTGGTTGGCTGATCTATCATATCGGTGCAGAACCCGCAACACTGAATCCGATCACCGCTACAGACTTATATGAGTCCACAATTAATAATGGAAATATTTATGAGACACTTGTAAAAAGGGATAACTCAACCCTCGATATAGTTCCACTCCTTGCAGAATCTTGGAAGATTTCCGATGATAGGCTTACATACACATTTTATATTAGAAAGGGAATAAAATGGCAGGATGGCGTTCCATTCACATCGCAAGATGTCCTTTTCTCCTACTCAAAAATAATGGATCCACAAGTTGATGCCCCCCACCTCAGAAACTACTATAAGGATATTAAAAGTGTAGAGGCCATTGATGAGCTGACAGTTAAATTTACATATTCAAGACCTTACTTCCTCGCACTCGAGTTCTGCGGAGGAATGCCAATTGTGCCAAAGCATATATTCGAAAAGGGTGATTTTAATACACACGATGCCGGAAGACATCCCATTGGAACAGGACCATACAAGTTTGTCAACTGGAACACAGGCAGGGAAATCGTACTGCAAAAGAATGAGAGTTACTGGGGGGAGAAACCCCATCTTGACAGGATTGTTTTTAGGATAATTAATGATCCGACCGTGGCTTTTCAGGTTTTAAAAAGAGAGGAGTTGGACTTAATGGCTCTTACACCCATACAGTGGTCGAGGCAGAGCGATTCAGAAAATTTCAAAAGAAAGTTCAATAAGTTAAGTTACTTTACCCCTAACTATAGTTACATTGGATGGAATACTAGAAGGTCTTACTTCTCCGATAGGCGTGTTCGAATCGCAATGTCTCATCTGGTAAATAGGGAATTGATACTTGAGAAGATCCTATTTAATCTTGGTACGATAGTTACTAGTCCCTTTTATATCAATAGCCCGGAATATGACAAAACAATAGAGCCATATAGTTACGATCCCGAAAAGGCAAAGACACTGCTGGATCAGGCTGGTTGGGTTGATCACAACGGTGACGGAATTAGAGATAAAGATGGCGTAAAATTTGAATTTGAATTCCTCATCCCAAATGGTTCCGAAACGGGTGATAAGATTTCTACCATACTGAAGGAAGAGCTCGATAAGGTCGGAATAAATATGAATATTAGAAACACAGAGTGGGCTGTTTTTACAACACTTCTCAATGAAAGAAAATTTGATGCGGTAACGCTTGGCTGGTCGATGGGCGTCGAAACCGACCCATATCAAATATGGCATTCGTCACAGATTGAGCAAGGTTCTAATTTTGTCGGATTTGGCAACAGAGAGGCCGATAGATTAATTGATGAGGCTAGGACAGAATTTAATAGAGATAGGCGAATTGAGCTGTACAGAGAGTTTTCCGAAATAGTACATGAAGAACAACCTTATACCTTTCTCTTTTGTCGAAAATCAACTGTAGCATTAAACAAAAGATTCAAAGGGGTGGTGGTCTATCCTCTCGGTCTAGACCCACGTGAGTGGTTTGTTCCACCGCCGTTGAGAAAATACGAGCAAGCGGCTTTCAGTCCCTGA
- a CDS encoding slipin family protein has protein sequence MTPIFIFVAFIVLFFLSGIRILNEYERGVVFRLGRIIEPKMPGFRWIIPGVDKMLKISLRIITMDVPPQDIITRDNVSVKVNAVVYFRVIDPVKAVIQVENYLYATSQLAQTTLRSILGQVELDELLSEREKLNVQLQEVLDKHTDPWGIKVTLVEVKYVDLPQEMQRAIAGQAIAERERRAKVINAEGEYQAATKLSDASDILSKSPMALQLRFLQTLVEVSSEKSSTIVFPLPLDLLKPFYEKASRGE, from the coding sequence ATGACACCTATTTTTATTTTTGTTGCATTTATTGTCTTGTTTTTTCTTTCCGGAATCAGAATTCTGAATGAATATGAACGAGGAGTTGTATTTAGACTTGGTAGGATCATAGAGCCGAAAATGCCTGGCTTCAGGTGGATTATCCCCGGTGTAGATAAGATGTTGAAGATCAGTCTCCGGATTATTACGATGGATGTGCCTCCCCAGGATATAATAACGAGGGATAATGTTTCTGTTAAGGTTAATGCCGTAGTGTATTTTCGTGTTATCGATCCAGTTAAGGCAGTAATTCAGGTCGAAAATTACCTCTATGCGACGTCACAGCTTGCCCAAACTACATTGAGAAGCATATTGGGACAGGTTGAACTCGACGAACTCCTATCGGAAAGGGAAAAATTAAATGTACAACTCCAAGAGGTATTAGACAAGCACACCGATCCATGGGGTATAAAAGTCACACTTGTTGAAGTAAAATACGTTGACCTTCCACAGGAGATGCAGCGTGCAATAGCCGGCCAGGCCATAGCTGAGAGAGAAAGAAGAGCCAAGGTTATCAATGCGGAAGGTGAATATCAGGCAGCAACCAAACTTTCAGATGCTTCTGATATTCTATCAAAGAGTCCAATGGCGCTACAGCTTAGATTCCTCCAGACTTTGGTTGAAGTTTCATCCGAAAAGAGTTCAACTATAGTATTTCCATTGCCACTTGACCTGTTAAAACCGTTTTACGAGAAGGCTTCGAGAGGTGAATGA
- a CDS encoding nodulation protein NfeD — MIANLLLIFFSYILISGINPAFSDSDVINTKRITLIEIDGTINPATVDYIRSGMESAKENSSEALIILLDTPGGLLTSTKAIVKALLNSPVPIIVYVYPSGATATSAGVFITLSANIAAMADGTSIGAAAPVLLGPGGGGQKSKDEEKEKNGDDKKMSEKIENFASSFIESIAEKRGRNVKWAIDAVRSSASITATEALKKDVIDLISPNLNELINEIDGREVTLPTGKRILNTKGAIVDRVNMNAKQRLIDILSTPDIAFLLISLGSLGLFIEFYNPGLIFPGVAGAICLLLGLVSLQILPFNYAGLALLTLSILLFIAEVYVTSYGLLAIGGILSFILGALLLFDTPESDVRVGFNVVIAAALAIGLFFTFVAYYLVKSQRSAISLGFEGLMGEVGVAVTTIENKGKIFIHGEYWDAESDETIREGEKVKVVEKISGFKLRVKKA, encoded by the coding sequence ATGATAGCGAATCTATTGTTGATTTTTTTTTCATATATTCTTATCTCCGGGATCAACCCTGCGTTTTCGGATTCAGATGTTATAAACACAAAGAGAATAACATTGATTGAAATTGACGGCACAATAAACCCTGCTACGGTTGATTATATCCGATCTGGCATGGAAAGTGCTAAGGAAAACTCATCTGAAGCGTTGATCATTCTCCTTGATACACCTGGTGGACTCCTCACCTCTACGAAAGCGATAGTAAAAGCCCTGTTAAACTCACCTGTACCTATAATAGTCTACGTTTACCCAAGTGGCGCTACGGCAACTTCTGCTGGTGTTTTTATAACGTTGTCGGCCAACATAGCGGCGATGGCAGACGGCACAAGTATAGGTGCAGCTGCCCCAGTATTATTAGGTCCTGGCGGAGGCGGCCAGAAGAGTAAAGATGAGGAGAAGGAAAAAAACGGAGACGATAAGAAGATGAGTGAAAAAATTGAGAATTTCGCCTCGTCCTTTATCGAAAGCATAGCAGAGAAACGTGGTAGAAATGTCAAATGGGCTATAGATGCAGTAAGGAGTAGCGCTTCGATCACCGCAACTGAGGCACTCAAGAAAGATGTCATCGATCTGATCTCTCCAAATTTAAATGAATTGATTAATGAGATTGATGGGAGAGAGGTTACTCTTCCCACTGGTAAAAGGATATTAAATACGAAAGGGGCAATTGTAGACAGGGTTAATATGAATGCTAAGCAGAGATTAATCGATATACTGAGTACTCCTGATATAGCTTTTCTACTCATTTCTCTGGGCTCGCTCGGCCTCTTCATAGAATTTTATAATCCGGGTTTAATCTTTCCGGGGGTTGCAGGGGCGATATGTCTGTTGCTAGGCCTTGTCTCTCTTCAAATTCTTCCATTCAATTACGCAGGACTTGCTCTATTGACACTATCGATTTTACTGTTCATTGCCGAGGTATATGTCACGAGCTACGGATTACTTGCTATCGGAGGCATATTAAGCTTTATCCTTGGAGCTCTACTGCTCTTTGATACTCCTGAATCTGATGTCAGGGTTGGATTTAATGTTGTAATCGCTGCGGCCTTAGCAATTGGCCTTTTCTTTACTTTCGTTGCATATTATTTGGTCAAGTCCCAGCGTTCTGCAATATCTCTTGGATTTGAAGGCCTTATGGGAGAAGTCGGTGTAGCGGTTACGACCATCGAAAATAAAGGTAAAATATTTATTCATGGTGAATACTGGGATGCAGAAAGTGATGAAACAATAAGAGAGGGGGAAAAGGTAAAGGTTGTGGAAAAGATTAGCGGTTTCAAACTAAGAGTAAAGAAAGCGTAA
- a CDS encoding tetratricopeptide repeat protein, translating to MAKRIKITRKEIKSPDEFRKSISSIVEFISDNYIKFVIGVGLIIIIIGAIFSINIYREKQNLEANSRFQAAIGHYIAGNTETALSEFTNIKDNYPDSQISDIALYYIGLIDFENGKYDEAILRLNEFSSIENTDTILKDAANYTIGVANFKKGNWKSAIDSFSKLNSGESPYAKQAQLLLALALEKQGKRGEAEKIYQEVLTSFPVNNFSF from the coding sequence ATGGCTAAAAGAATAAAAATCACTCGAAAAGAAATAAAAAGCCCTGACGAATTTAGAAAATCTATCTCAAGTATAGTCGAATTTATATCGGATAACTATATTAAATTTGTCATCGGTGTTGGTCTCATCATAATAATCATTGGAGCCATATTCTCAATTAACATTTATCGTGAAAAGCAGAATCTAGAGGCTAATTCCAGGTTTCAGGCAGCTATTGGGCATTACATTGCCGGGAACACCGAGACGGCTTTATCCGAATTCACAAACATTAAGGATAATTATCCCGATTCACAAATATCTGACATCGCCCTATACTATATTGGACTTATCGATTTCGAGAATGGAAAGTATGATGAAGCCATTCTTAGACTAAATGAATTTTCAAGTATCGAAAATACCGATACCATATTGAAAGATGCGGCTAACTATACAATAGGTGTTGCCAACTTCAAAAAAGGTAACTGGAAATCCGCAATTGATTCCTTTTCCAAGCTGAACTCAGGTGAAAGCCCTTACGCAAAACAGGCTCAATTACTTTTGGCCTTAGCATTGGAGAAACAGGGAAAACGAGGTGAGGCTGAGAAAATTTATCAAGAAGTCTTAACAAGTTTTCCGGTTAACAATTTTTCATTTTAG
- a CDS encoding sulfite exporter TauE/SafE family protein, with product MITLGSILIGLVAGIASGFFGIGGGLLMIPAMVYFFNLTQHQAQGTSLAVLTPPLVLFAAIKYYNEGNVNLRMAVFIALGFVGGAYLGATFVHHVSDPILKRLFGVLLLIVSIKMILGK from the coding sequence ATGATAACTTTGGGTTCAATATTAATTGGCTTAGTCGCAGGAATCGCAAGTGGCTTTTTCGGAATCGGCGGTGGACTTCTCATGATTCCGGCAATGGTTTATTTCTTTAATCTTACTCAACACCAGGCACAGGGAACTTCCCTTGCAGTTCTTACCCCTCCCCTAGTACTCTTCGCAGCGATAAAATATTACAATGAAGGAAACGTTAATTTACGCATGGCAGTATTCATTGCTTTGGGTTTTGTTGGCGGAGCTTATCTGGGAGCGACATTTGTTCACCATGTCTCCGACCCAATCCTAAAGAGATTATTCGGGGTATTGCTGCTCATAGTTTCAATAAAGATGATATTGGGAAAGTAA
- the miaA gene encoding tRNA (adenosine(37)-N6)-dimethylallyltransferase MiaA, translating to MRSNKPRLLVILGPTAIGKSSLAVEIAERINGEILSADSLQVYRYLDIGTAKPSKEEQTQVDHHLIDIIDPNEEFNAGLFREYANSVIGKLAKNRTKLIVVGGTYLYVRVLLHGLIAGVASNKEIRDRFRVLKSSFGAGYFYEKLKSLDPESALRIHSNDYVRIERALESYYITGQKISNLQKKHGFRDNEYSYLKIGLYDERDAIRKRIEDRVDSMIKNGFVEEVETIRSMGFIPTLKPLQSIGYRQINQYLDEDISLKTAVELIKRDTKRLAKRQMTWLKSDQEINWYRLPEDLEGLMNDAEAFYRVKG from the coding sequence GTGAGAAGCAACAAACCTAGGCTGCTGGTAATATTGGGTCCCACGGCAATAGGTAAGAGCAGTCTTGCGGTAGAGATTGCTGAAAGAATAAACGGAGAGATCTTAAGTGCTGACTCACTGCAAGTCTATCGCTACTTAGACATAGGAACAGCGAAGCCGAGTAAGGAAGAGCAAACCCAAGTTGATCACCACCTAATTGATATTATAGATCCAAATGAGGAATTTAACGCTGGATTGTTTAGAGAATATGCAAATTCTGTAATTGGTAAACTGGCGAAGAATAGAACTAAGCTTATTGTAGTGGGCGGTACGTATTTATATGTGAGAGTGCTTCTCCACGGACTGATTGCCGGCGTCGCTAGCAACAAAGAAATAAGGGACAGATTCAGGGTTCTAAAATCTTCTTTCGGTGCAGGATACTTTTATGAGAAATTAAAATCGCTCGATCCAGAGTCAGCTTTACGAATTCACTCGAATGATTATGTGAGGATCGAACGCGCCCTGGAATCTTATTACATAACGGGACAGAAGATTTCGAATTTACAGAAAAAGCACGGATTTCGGGATAATGAATACAGTTATCTAAAGATAGGTCTTTATGACGAAAGAGATGCGATAAGAAAGAGGATAGAAGACAGGGTAGATTCGATGATCAAAAATGGGTTTGTCGAAGAAGTAGAAACGATTCGAAGTATGGGATTTATACCTACTCTGAAACCATTACAATCGATAGGTTACAGGCAGATAAACCAATATCTTGACGAAGATATTTCTCTTAAGACAGCAGTCGAACTCATAAAGCGTGATACTAAGAGACTTGCAAAACGCCAAATGACATGGCTTAAAAGTGACCAGGAGATTAATTGGTATCGTCTTCCTGAAGATTTGGAAGGACTGATGAATGATGCTGAGGCCTTTTACAGAGTGAAGGGTTAA
- a CDS encoding polyribonucleotide nucleotidyltransferase, translated as MNNGFRSVKKQVLGKNFEIESGRLAKQASGSVLVRHGDIAVLATVVAEEDKVEGEDFLPLTINYQEKSYAAGRIPGGYFRREGRPSETEILISRLIDRPIRPLIPREFCYETQIIVTVLSADPEGTPDVLSVTAASAALVVSDVPFDGPIAAVRVGRIDGEFICNPTRSELQRSDIDIVVAGTSKAIVMVEGGANQVPEDEVVEALMFAHGCVKEFIEIQEEFVTGLDVRKREMPSSAVNESISESVLSFVKNRLRESIVSPSKIERKEKIKSILHETIEALSTDFPGMENEITNAFEKVLKDIVREFIVKDKKRVDGRGYEDIRDISAEINFLPRTHGSALFTRGETQAVVSTTLGTAYDEQRIDSLEGDVTKRFMLHYNFLPFSVGEISGRLGPGRREVGHGALAERALLPVLPPKDKFPYTIRVVSEILESNGSSSMATVCGASLSLLDAGVPLSAPVSGIAMGLIKEGDHFAILSDILGDEDHLGDMDFKVAGTKDGLTALQMDIKVTGVAREILVDALKQANEARLFVLSKMNEVISEPRDHISVYAPRILTFQINPEKIKDVIGPGGKMIKKIIEITGANIDIDDTGTVSVSSTDPEGCEIAERMIKEIIQEIEVGKIYLGRVKRVLDFGAIVELSHGKDGLVHISQLAPTRVGKVTDIVVEGDEILVKCIGKDDDGRIRLSRKEALGENIENYKGTFN; from the coding sequence TTGAATAATGGTTTTAGAAGCGTTAAAAAACAGGTTCTGGGAAAGAATTTCGAAATCGAGTCCGGAAGGCTTGCGAAGCAGGCTAGTGGATCGGTTTTAGTTCGCCATGGGGACATCGCGGTCTTGGCTACGGTGGTAGCCGAGGAGGATAAGGTCGAAGGGGAAGATTTTCTCCCGTTGACAATAAATTATCAGGAAAAATCATATGCTGCTGGTAGAATCCCTGGGGGTTATTTTCGAAGGGAAGGAAGACCAAGTGAGACCGAGATCCTGATTTCAAGACTGATCGACAGACCGATAAGACCACTTATACCAAGAGAATTCTGCTATGAAACTCAGATCATAGTTACAGTGCTCTCGGCAGACCCTGAAGGTACTCCCGACGTACTCTCTGTCACGGCAGCATCGGCTGCACTCGTAGTTTCAGACGTGCCATTCGACGGGCCGATTGCTGCGGTCCGGGTTGGAAGAATAGATGGTGAGTTTATTTGCAACCCAACAAGGTCTGAACTTCAACGAAGCGATATAGACATTGTAGTCGCGGGTACAAGCAAAGCAATTGTGATGGTTGAGGGCGGTGCTAATCAGGTGCCTGAAGATGAAGTGGTTGAAGCACTCATGTTTGCCCATGGTTGTGTAAAGGAATTTATCGAAATTCAAGAAGAATTCGTAACTGGATTGGATGTGAGAAAGAGGGAAATGCCTAGCTCGGCTGTGAATGAATCGATCAGCGAGAGTGTACTTTCGTTTGTCAAAAATCGCCTGAGAGAATCTATAGTATCTCCCTCAAAGATTGAAAGGAAGGAGAAAATAAAATCCATACTCCACGAAACTATTGAAGCTTTATCTACCGACTTTCCGGGGATGGAAAATGAGATAACGAATGCCTTCGAGAAAGTGTTAAAAGACATTGTCAGAGAATTTATAGTAAAGGATAAAAAGCGAGTAGATGGCAGAGGATATGAAGATATCAGGGATATAAGTGCAGAAATAAATTTTTTGCCCCGTACCCATGGATCGGCCCTATTCACTAGGGGTGAAACTCAAGCGGTTGTCAGTACTACTTTAGGTACAGCCTATGATGAGCAGAGGATAGACTCGCTGGAAGGCGATGTAACTAAAAGGTTCATGCTCCACTATAACTTTCTTCCTTTTAGCGTGGGAGAGATTAGTGGAAGGCTTGGACCTGGGAGAAGAGAAGTTGGTCATGGAGCCCTAGCCGAAAGGGCTCTCTTGCCTGTTCTTCCGCCAAAGGATAAATTCCCATACACCATAAGAGTGGTATCCGAGATACTTGAATCTAATGGATCATCATCTATGGCTACCGTTTGTGGGGCGTCGCTATCGCTCCTTGATGCAGGTGTCCCGCTAAGTGCACCTGTTAGTGGTATCGCAATGGGATTGATTAAGGAAGGTGATCATTTTGCGATCCTCTCCGATATACTGGGTGATGAAGACCATTTAGGTGACATGGATTTTAAAGTAGCCGGAACTAAAGATGGTTTGACCGCACTTCAGATGGACATCAAGGTGACAGGTGTCGCAAGAGAAATTTTAGTAGATGCGCTGAAGCAGGCTAATGAAGCAAGATTATTCGTGTTAAGTAAGATGAATGAAGTGATCTCCGAACCAAGAGATCATATATCGGTTTACGCTCCCAGAATTTTAACATTTCAGATCAATCCGGAAAAGATAAAGGACGTGATTGGTCCCGGTGGTAAAATGATAAAGAAAATAATCGAAATAACGGGTGCCAACATTGATATCGATGATACGGGGACTGTTAGCGTTTCATCTACAGATCCAGAGGGATGCGAAATTGCGGAGAGGATGATAAAGGAAATCATACAAGAAATTGAAGTTGGCAAGATATATCTTGGTAGAGTAAAACGTGTTCTTGATTTCGGGGCCATAGTCGAGTTGTCACATGGCAAGGATGGATTAGTTCATATCTCGCAGCTCGCGCCTACAAGGGTTGGAAAGGTTACAGACATTGTTGTAGAGGGTGATGAAATACTTGTGAAATGTATCGGCAAGGATGATGACGGCAGGATAAGACTTAGTAGAAAGGAAGCATTAGGAGAAAATATAGAAAACTATAAAGGAACTTTCAATTAA
- the rpsO gene encoding 30S ribosomal protein S15 produces MVLEKEEKLSLINNFGLHDKDTGSSEVQIALLTSRINGLSSHFQSASKDLSSRRGLIALVAKRRKLLNYLKKKQPEKYQALIEKLGLRK; encoded by the coding sequence ATGGTGTTAGAAAAAGAGGAAAAATTGAGTTTGATAAATAACTTTGGTTTACACGACAAAGACACGGGGTCGTCTGAGGTACAGATTGCTTTGTTGACAAGTCGAATAAACGGACTCTCAAGTCACTTTCAGTCCGCATCTAAGGATTTAAGTTCGAGACGGGGGCTTATCGCTCTAGTTGCAAAACGTAGAAAATTGCTCAATTACCTGAAGAAAAAACAGCCTGAAAAATACCAGGCTCTCATTGAAAAGCTAGGATTAAGGAAGTGA
- the truB gene encoding tRNA pseudouridine(55) synthase TruB — translation MNGILVIDKPKGKTSHSIVHDIKKILKLKRAGHTGTLDPFATGVLPVCLDSTTKVIPFLDETHKEYEATLKLGVATDTMDETGEITNVKELGEISLNDIEIVFASVKNEPTQVPPMYSALKHKGKRLYELARNGFEVQRSPRMVKIAELKILDFRPPLLKFFVKCSRGTYVRVLAADIGGKLGYGGHLVDLRRLKSGNFKIEDTITIKEIMRGKLNLIPIDRALSHLKQICVTKNTSTRIRNGEQIRKSYLDLSNIPEFEAGERLAFYDDTNLVSVSQARFSSHEFNKIEDKQIVFSLLRVFN, via the coding sequence ATGAACGGAATACTAGTCATAGACAAGCCCAAGGGCAAAACGTCTCACAGCATTGTGCACGATATTAAGAAAATTCTGAAACTGAAGCGTGCGGGCCATACGGGTACCCTTGACCCATTTGCCACCGGAGTTCTTCCAGTATGTTTGGATAGCACAACAAAAGTGATTCCCTTTCTAGACGAAACTCATAAAGAGTACGAAGCTACTTTGAAACTCGGTGTAGCTACTGACACCATGGATGAGACGGGGGAAATAACCAATGTGAAGGAGCTAGGTGAAATAAGCTTAAATGATATTGAGATTGTTTTCGCCAGCGTTAAAAATGAACCAACTCAAGTACCGCCGATGTATTCGGCCCTGAAACACAAAGGCAAAAGATTATATGAATTAGCAAGAAATGGCTTCGAGGTGCAGAGGTCCCCTCGTATGGTTAAGATCGCAGAATTAAAAATTTTGGACTTTCGACCCCCATTACTGAAATTTTTTGTCAAATGTTCTCGAGGCACTTACGTGAGAGTCCTGGCTGCAGACATTGGGGGTAAATTAGGATATGGGGGCCATCTGGTCGATCTTAGAAGATTGAAGAGTGGAAATTTCAAGATTGAAGATACAATTACGATAAAAGAAATAATGCGTGGAAAGTTAAACCTAATACCAATAGACAGAGCTCTTTCCCACCTTAAGCAAATATGCGTCACAAAGAATACGTCCACTAGGATTAGAAACGGCGAACAGATTCGCAAATCTTATCTTGATTTGTCAAACATCCCTGAGTTTGAAGCGGGTGAAAGGTTAGCTTTTTATGATGATACTAATCTTGTCTCTGTATCGCAGGCCAGATTTAGTTCCCATGAATTCAACAAAATTGAGGATAAGCAAATTGTCTTCAGTCTTTTGAGGGTTTTTAATTGA
- a CDS encoding bifunctional oligoribonuclease/PAP phosphatase NrnA, giving the protein MNNLVRVVEVIQNSRRILITSHEKPDADAIGSMLALGLVLTRFDKDVVCYNKDGVPKVLEFLPGSRSVIKSLTNVRGNFDCTIILDCTDVSRVGKEFLNFISGKSCGTSVIVDHHQTTRATADLYLLDPVFSSTGMIIYLLIRKLNLEINPEVATNLYTTIIGDTGSFRYSNTSPETFRIAAELVEYGANPSEISQALYESDTPERLQLIGLAISTLEFLENGRIASVVLNKEMFNRTCTTSEDSEGIVNYPRSVKGVEVAVLFNELEKINNSESIWKVSLRSKGEVDVAMIAETFCGGGHKRSAGCMLKGSLNDVKHRIYRSISEKLI; this is encoded by the coding sequence GTGAATAATCTAGTCAGAGTAGTAGAGGTTATTCAAAATTCAAGACGCATTCTTATCACTTCCCATGAAAAGCCGGACGCTGATGCTATAGGTTCAATGCTTGCCCTTGGATTAGTCTTAACACGATTTGACAAAGATGTCGTTTGTTATAATAAAGACGGGGTACCCAAAGTCTTAGAATTTCTCCCGGGTTCCAGATCGGTGATTAAATCGTTGACGAATGTAAGAGGTAACTTTGATTGTACCATAATCCTGGACTGCACCGATGTTTCCAGGGTTGGGAAAGAATTTTTAAATTTTATAAGTGGGAAAAGCTGCGGAACATCGGTTATCGTAGACCATCATCAAACTACTAGGGCTACGGCGGATTTATACCTTCTCGATCCGGTTTTCTCATCGACAGGAATGATAATCTATTTACTGATAAGGAAGCTTAACCTAGAGATCAACCCAGAGGTAGCTACTAATCTATATACAACAATAATAGGAGATACAGGCTCATTTAGGTACTCAAACACAAGCCCGGAAACTTTCAGGATTGCAGCTGAATTGGTTGAATATGGCGCAAATCCATCTGAAATTTCTCAAGCCCTATACGAGAGTGACACTCCTGAAAGATTACAGTTGATAGGTCTGGCGATCTCGACACTTGAATTCCTAGAAAACGGCCGTATTGCTTCGGTAGTTCTTAACAAGGAAATGTTCAATAGAACGTGTACTACTAGTGAGGATTCTGAAGGAATTGTGAATTATCCTCGTAGTGTAAAGGGTGTAGAAGTTGCTGTGTTGTTTAATGAATTAGAGAAGATTAATAATTCGGAATCCATTTGGAAGGTTAGTCTGCGATCCAAGGGAGAAGTCGACGTAGCAATGATAGCAGAGACCTTTTGTGGTGGAGGCCACAAAAGGTCAGCTGGATGCATGCTTAAGGGTTCATTGAATGATGTAAAACATAGAATTTATAGATCTATAAGCGAAAAATTGATATGA
- the rbfA gene encoding 30S ribosome-binding factor RbfA has protein sequence MLGSKRSLRVGDMILKEISEMLIKGNIRDPRIESVVLTGIKLTDDLGFARVYFTVIGDEIDKEKIMEGLQSATSYIKRELSRRLRVRRIPDLRFEFDEILQEGYRVDELLRKTKRE, from the coding sequence ATGTTGGGCAGTAAACGCAGCCTCAGGGTAGGTGATATGATCCTCAAGGAGATATCCGAGATGTTAATCAAGGGTAATATAAGGGATCCTCGGATCGAGTCTGTCGTTCTCACCGGAATAAAATTAACGGACGATCTTGGATTTGCTAGGGTTTATTTTACGGTTATCGGTGATGAGATTGACAAGGAGAAGATCATGGAAGGTCTTCAAAGTGCCACAAGTTATATTAAACGAGAGCTTTCCAGGAGGCTTAGGGTTAGAAGGATTCCCGACCTAAGATTCGAATTTGATGAGATTCTTCAAGAGGGTTACAGGGTTGATGAACTCTTAAGGAAAACTAAACGTGAATAA